Genomic window (Geotrypetes seraphini chromosome 17, aGeoSer1.1, whole genome shotgun sequence):
TTGCTAGAgtaagatacagcctccaaaactgaacataatactttcagtgggcctcaccaatgacttgtacaaagGTGACAacctcctcctttcttctgctggttatacccCACACTAAGcagcccaacatccttctggTAGCTACTACTGTTACTCCTCCTGATCTAGAAAACAGCTGGTTATAAACTGAAACCTCTTCCAATGTAATTTGTGTCTGTTGTGAGCTACAGTTACTGCAACTCACAATAAGAAGTGTTTGCTTAAGTGACTAACTAAATTGAACAAAAATAAGGCGTATTTCCTTTTTGACTTCTATATCCTGTATCCTTTTTggattgaaatttaataaaaattatgtaaaaataaaaataagcgcTACCCCAGTATAGAAATGAGGGGAGTTAAAAGTCACTGATGATGATCCCCGAGACTATAAACACCCACCATAACGGGTGCCTACAGGATCAGCATTCAGGTGTGAAATTATATAACCAAAAGGATGCCTCAGTACTCACCAGATTGGGAAATGTGAGGCACAGTCTGGTGTTCCTCCATTCTGTCCTCCCATTcctggaaaaaaaagagaagaaaatttaTTAGTGATTGCAGTTAAGCCCAGGGACTACTGGCAGCCAACATCAGTAGACAAAAGCATCTAATAATGGCACCATTAGCTTCAGTTACAAAAGGAACATCCTCTCAATCTGACATTTGTCAGAAACTGCACAATATAAGCAAATGCAAACTGTAGTCACCCCTTGCACAGCAACATCCACAGAGGGACTGCACAGACAAcacttacttacctgtaacaggtgttatccagagacagcaggcagatattctaactaggggaggtgggagggttgtgagaatgtctgactgctgtccctggatatcacctgttacaggtaactgtgctttatcccaggacaagcaggcagcatatgctcacagatgggactccctagcCTGCCTTGGCCACCTTGTCTTTCCTATTAGAGGAACTGGAGGAAACGAATACAGAAACTTGTTCATCCAATCTATCAGGAATGCATCAGACTCTAGACGATGAGGTGAGTGTAGTCTGGAACAGAAGTGTGGAAAATTGTGATTGCTGGGAGATGCAAAAAGATCTATTTGTGGAATTCCCCAGATTGAGAAGATCTGATATAATACAGTGGAGTTGAGAGACCGCTCATGAGGTTGAAGGAATCTGCTCAGTTTGTCTGCCAGAGTGTTATGCTTGCCTGCTAGATATACAGCCTTGAGAAAGATATTACGTGGAATGGTCTAAGACATGACAGAGGAGGAGATAGCTTATGCTCCTTGCTTATTTATATAGTACATGGCTACATGATTGTCTGTCCGGATCAATATTACTTGGTTGAGTAGGTGATCTTGAAAAGTATAAAGAGAATTGTGAATCGCTAATAGCTCTAGAAGACTGATGTGAAAAGATTTTCTTGAACAGTCCAAGTGCCCTGAGTGTGAAGGCTGGCTAGGTGGGCTCCCAACCCATACATGGAAGCATCTGTTATCTTCTGATGTAGAGGAACATGGAACAGTAGGCCTCTGGAGAGGTTTGTTGGTTCAAACACCACTGAAGAGGCCGAAGGAGTGGGGAAGTGATTTTTAGTTGATGGGAGAGCGGCTTTGTGGCCTGTGACCACTGAGAGGTAAAAGTCCATTGAGGATCTCTGAGATGAAGACATGAGAATAGAGTTACATGGACTGCCGATGCCATGTGTCTTAAGAATTGCATCATCTGTCATGCCGTGATGGTTTGGAGAGTAGATATGTGCTTGCAGAGGTGAAATAAAGTGTCTAGTCTCTGTTGAGAAAGATAAGCACAATTTTGAGTTGTATCTATGAGAGCCCCAATGAATTCCAAATTCTGGGTTAGTTGTAGATGCAAACCCTAGAAGTAATTGGTACATTGGTAGTTGACTACAAACCCTATTAGTTCTAGGAGACATATGGTTGAGTTGATGGCTGACTGAGCAGCTTGAGGTGACAGTGCCTTTATCAACTGGTCATCCAGATAAGGGAACATATGATAGCCATGAGAGTGTTGCAGCCACTACAACTAAACAGTTTGTAAATACACTAGGAGCTGATACTAGGCCATAAGGGTAGCACCCTGTATTGGAGATGATGTGCTCCCTATTCAAAAGTGTGGATATTTTCTGTAGGCTGGAAGAATGGGAATATGTGCATATGCTTCCTTGAGATTTAGAGAACAAAGCCGATCATTCTGCTTGAGAAGGGGATAGAGTGTTCCCAGGGAGATCATGcggaatttctccttgactagatatttgttgagagcaagGAGACAGAGGATTGGATGAAGATCTCCAGTCATTTTTGGTATGAGGAAGTATTTGGAGTTGAGGAAGGCTGAGAGTTCCTGAAGGAGGGAGGTCTGCTGAGGATTAAAAGAGTGCTCTTGGAGGGTTTTCTCATAGATAAAGAGCGTAGCTTTCTTTCACTATGCTTAAAACCTAGGTGTCGGTTGTGATGAGACACCAGCATTGGTGATAGCGGGTGAGTTGACCTCCAATGGGGAGTTGAGACGAAGAATTATGGCTAAGGTCTCTAGAAATGAGTCAAAAGGACCGAGCTGACTTCTGTTGAGATTGAGTCTGAAGTTTTTGAGAACACTGTTTAGGCGTGTCTATACTGGAGCCCTAGAAGTTGAAGTAGACAGATGCCTAGGATTGTAATAACACCTAGATGGCTGGGGTTTTGTTGATTTAGAGGCTGATAGAATGGTCATACTTTGCTGGTAATTTTTTTGTGTGGATTCCTCAATCTTCACATTGCTTCTGCAAACCCTCTACAGAGTCATTGCTTCGGCGAGTAgttacgtttttttttttttttttacacaggccTAAGTTTATCTATGTTGCGGTTTCATTCGATACCTTTCaaattagggacccctgatgaaggcttgttaactgaaacacggactgtgtcaggtCCCCTGGTTTGTAATAAAGCTGGCAGAGGGTGCAGAATGGGATGCGGAGGGCTAGGATCGCCTGTTGCCGGCATACCATTGCTGGGAGCCCTGGGAAAAtctctatgacatcacactcGCATATGGGCGGGATTGCCTGGAGCCACGAAAATGAGAGCGACCAGaacctctagaggttctgggtctGCTATCAAGCAGGGTCTTAGGGCAACGGTCCACCACAGAATTCATGAAGTTGTTCAGGcccttgccaaacaataactgcccttTAAAGAAAAGTCTAGCCAAAGTAGCCTGGGAAGTGGAATCATCAGCCCATTGTCTTTATCCAGAGCATCCTGTGGGCAGAAATGGGAGTACGCCAACACTTTTGCCAAAAACTGCATAAGGTCAGTGCGTCAGCAACATAATCTGACCCAGCCAAAAGCTGAGGAGGACCCACAGCCCCACTCTCCAGCTTGTacagttgagagagagagagagagagatgcatatAAGAAAGGATGCTGCCAAAGCAGCCTTTATGTCTAAAGCAGATGCATCAAAAAGTCTCCGTAGGACAACATCTAAATTGCAGTTCCACATATCTTTAAACGCACTTCTCttcccagtgaaggtggtgtggtCCTTAGTCACCTGTGCAACCAAAGAATTCACCctaggctgacccagaagctgctGGCTCCTGTGCCAGAGGATACATAAAAGACATGGCCCTTGCTATCTTAATAGCACCTTCCTGAGAGTCATACTGCTCCGAGACTAAAATGCTCATATTAGTGTGTAAAGAGAAGGTAGCAGACTGTGAGTGCATACCACAAAGTCtggaggaagaagtggacagagccgGCTGAGTGACTAAATTGAATTCATACAAAGAACTTCAAAGGTTGGTCACTGTTAAGACCCCCTCGTGATATTCCCCACTAATCTTGTTGTATAAAGCTGTTTTTAactgaccctcagaaatgccaccagccactcaaatacatttaatagtggttggatttaaacATTACatcctcaccgggtcactttAATTTTGCTTTTCGATTTTGTGAATGTAAAACTTATTATAAATATtaagctaatacttagcttagcttaggtggtccattctaagggatcctgttaccgacatgtttcacccaccaCAGGTTTCATCAGGGTTGTAATCCCTCAGTTGGAATTGGTTTCCCACAACGCGACCACtccaaagattttaaaattgaattcatagacatagaaacatagaatatgatggcagaaaagggccactcgTCCAACAAGTCTggccactctaaggaccctcccctctaagcacttccacgaagtgaacccacatgcttatcccattttttcttaaaatcgagcacgttgcttgccttaattacctgaagtggaagatcattccaacgatcaaccaccctttcagtgaagaaatacttcctagtgttgctatgaaatctcccacccctgagtttcaacggatgccctcttgttaccgtaggtcctgtaaggaaaaagatatcttcttctacctcaatacggccagttacatatttgaatgtctctatcgtatctcctctctttctgcgttcctcgagagagtatagctgcaacttacctagacgttcctcatacgggagatccttgagtcccgagaccatcctggtggtcattcgctgaaccgactccactctcagcacatccttttgataatgtggcctccaaaattgaacacaatattccagatgaggtctcaccatggacctgtacaatggcattattacttcgggctgacaaaacttcttcggatgcaacccagcatttgcctagtcttggatgaagctttctctccccctccccctggccTTTCCTAGTGCTCATTTGAAGGGTCTGCTGGGGAAAAGAAAAGGTCATGAGAGGGCTCTGGCCCAGCTCTTACCCTGTCTGTAGTACAGATTGTTCACTGTGGAACCGTAGACTCTCCAGGCCAGGTGGATTGCCAAAACGCTGACGAGCAGCCAGGCCAAGAGAATTTTAAAGATGGCCACTCGGGTGTCGTTGCTGCCCCAGTCCTGCAGAAACTCTTGGCCGAGAGAGAGCAAGTAATCGAGGAAGCGAGACACGAACTCCAGATCCCAGGCCTCGTCCATGTCCTGACTGAGCTCGAGCCAGAGCCAGAATTGGCGGGAGCCGAGCTACGGCCCAACATTCACCTCATCCGGCGCTTCAATGAACGCCAACAAAAACCGCGGCTGTTGATTGGAGCGCTCTGCTTGAGCTGCCACACGATTGGTCAATCTGACGCCCAGAGCGTGAAGGCTGCGAGCGCGTGACGAGAGGTCAAAGGCGGCCATCTTGCAATTGGCAAAACGTCAACCAGCGCCGTCAACTAGAGACTGTCTATGTTTTACAAATGAGATAGTGAAAGTTTAGCTCTAACCGACCAATGTGGCTTTGGGGTGTTGACTGAAAATGCACAAAGCCAAACGTTAACCCTGTCCCCTTGCAGCGCAAATCAGCCACCCATCAACCTCTCTCCCCAGGACCAGCGTTGCCAGATGGCAAAAAAAATTTCCAGCCGGAGCCCCTCTAATTTACCAAACAAATGCTTCTTACAAAATCTGTTTATACACTGAACATATCCCAAACAGTTCATAATGGTGTACAAAAGACCAaaatacaaacacacacaaaaaaaccccaacaagcaGATTTATGTGGATAAAAGGGAATCGGTTTGATGTACTTACTAtatgtagattttcagaaagtttttgacaaagagagaggctcctgagaacaTTAAAgactcatgggataggaggcaaagttcagttctgAATTacgaattggttatcggacagaaaacagagggtatggTTAAATGGTTGTTTTTCTCAGtgcaggagagtaaacagtggactGCCACAGGGGTCtgaactgggaccggtgctatttaacttatttataaatgatctggaaattggaacgacaagtgatttgattaaatttgcagattgacactaaactgttcaaagctgttaaaacacatgcagactgtgaaaaactacAGGAATATCTCAAGAAATTGCAAcactgagcatccaaatggcaaattAAATTTAATGGGGACAAATGCAAAGGGATGCACGTTAGgaggaataatccaaatcatagttaccagatactagggcCCACCTGGGGAGTCAgcgctcaaaaaaaaaaccaatctaggtgtcatcatagacaatatgctaAAACGTtacgcccaatgtgtggcagtggcagccaagaaagcaaacaagatgctaggaattattagaaaacggatggtaaataagactaggaatgttataatgcctctgtatcactcaatggtgcaacctcaccttgagtattgcattcagttctattCTCCTTATccccaaaaaagatatagcggcactagaaaaggttaaaagaagagtgaccaggataataaaggggatggaacttctctcatatgaggaaagactaaagaggttaggggtcttcaacttggaaaacagacggctgaggggagctttgattgaagtctacaaaatcctgagtggtgtagaacgggtacaagtggattgattttttactgcatcatgaTTTACGAAGACTATGGGATACTCTATGAAGTtaaagagtaatacttttaaaaccaataataggaagaaatatttttccacttagataatagttactgtatttttcactccataagagtgtagaggaggaaaaaccaagaaaataaAATTCTGAGCCAAATGGTGTCCCCTGTaccctctctggtggtctagtagtaggctggcACAGGGTAGGTACAGGGctgtctaatggtaggcacgtcTAGTGACAGCCAGCCCCCAGCCAGTGCCAAGCCAGCCAGCTCGCCCAAAGGCAGGCAGGTACCCCCCCCAGTACATTTTTTTGGCATCCCGGCAGTCCAgcgcctcggggcctttgctaggctggcccacatcgcatcatcaaagcaggccagcctagcaaaggccccgaggctgcctgatgaaaccgggctaaactactgctagtggcagctgtgtgctgaagttaaaagcacacagtgagctgctgctaggaGTGacaggagaggtactgctggacaggggagaagtggtactgctggacgggggggagggagggaagggagaaggggtactgctggacaggggggatgtaaaaggaagggagaagaggtgctgctggagtcggtgcaaagaatggccacccggatggtctcgggactcaaggatctaccatacgaaaaacggcttgacaaattacagctatactcgctcgaggagcgcagagagaggggagacatgattgagacgttcaagtatcttacgggccgcatcgaggcggaggaagatatcttctttttcaagggtcccacgacaacaagagggcatccgttgaaaatcaggggcgggaaactacgaggtgacaccaggaaattctttttcactgaaagagtggttgatcgttggaatagtcttccactacaggtgattgaggccagcagcgtgcctgattttaaggccaaatgggatcggcacatgggatctattcacagggcaaaggtaggggagggacattaaggtgggcagactagatgggccgtgggcccttatctgccgtctatttctatgtttctatgtttctatgatctggcagaaagggaaggaaaggtgctacacactggaggggaaggtaagatgatgcatggggagagagcatgtagggttggggatgggaaggagggataccactgagggaagaggcaagaacagagagaaagtgttggactcatggagagggcgagctggatggggaggacagaaaggagggaaggagaaatgttatactctggggaagggggagagggcatagAGTGAAAAATTGGGactcatggagggggagagagagagatgttggttgagggagggaaggaggatcagaggagaagtatgcaggaggaagagagaaaaaaatgttggactggtagaaaggagggagaaatgttggactgggagaggGGCCTGAAAGGAGGAAGGCAAAgataaatgttacactggggggggataggagagatgactaaaggaagggagagatatcacagcagggaatagaagggaaggagggaagtctggtagcgctatagaaataataataataatagtagtagtagtagagagagatgccggattatgggaaggagaggagagagatgccagaatgggaaggggggaaaggaaggagagagatgtcattgGACCActgggggaggaaggagagagatgccagaccatggaaatagggaaggaaggagagagggatagTAGATTTTgagagaaagcagaaaaattgaaatactgaatgttaagttaatgccaaagatggatgcaaggtagAAAATGAAGACAGAGAGATAACCAGTCAGTGGATAAGGCGGCCCTGGAAACATCGTTAAAAGTACAGAAAAATTTGTTGAATATCTGATTTCTACTTTGTATAGGACACGTTGGAAtgggatatatattttttgttagttGTGAACATTGTTTatttgggtgggggggtgggggtgggaggacgGGTACTGTAGTGAAGTTTGGAAGAGTTTTGGTACCTATCTATTTCTGCTACCTTGTGTTTTTGTGCTTTTTctacaaatttaaataaatatatttggggataaaaagcacagaaaaataaagtcaccagacaacaaaggtaaggaaaattattttatatataatgatTGAAATGTCAATTCTGAGAATtgatatctgctgtgtatatgaaaaattaatggaaaaaaattacattacaattagtaaagaaggtaggatctggggaagagcttaggtgggtctagggtggagtgtCTGTGGTtgagggtactcagttgatatttgttagacttccctgctggcacaccctactggcatttcagggcctgtctgctgggcctctgcgcatgcgtggatgtcacacatgcatgtgatgtcatcacagcaatGTCCGCGCACTTTTcggtgcctcgagccatggccattacctttagtgtgccccggctcgaaaaagtttgagagacactgctttaggcTCTAAGCAGCTCAGATTTGATGGGCGTGATAGAAAGTCTTTGAATGTGCTTAAAACTTATGTAGGCCCCAAATGAATATTggccctcccgaaggcctgcctgtccctcctgaaggcttggcctgcaccccccctgaaggcctgtaccaccacccctaaaagcctgttccccctgaaggtcttcaccgccccccccccccggaaggcctgcgtgttccccctgacctcccatttacctaatatcagcagcctgcagagaagatcgccggtgctagcgatctttgcaagctgccataggagCTGTCTTCACTCTACCGCAGTCCCGCCTCTCCCGACATCAGACGCAGGATGGCGTAGTTTGGAGTGGCACACCTGAGCTACAAAGGACGAAGCTGTTGCCGCTTTGACACCGGCCACAGCCAAATCAAATAGgcgttttcaagtttattaaaaatttgttatgtgcttaatcaggcttctaggcagCGTACATCATTTAAAAGATAaagattaaaataaatataataaacgtaaaattaataaatatagacATTATTGGGTTTGTTGTACAATGGACAAacacatacattacattacattacggatttctattccgcctgtgccttgcggttctaggcggattacaatatagaaaatatctgggacattccagtagaattacatttcaggataggagtaagttacaggaacagtgaagagttatgatattacaatttcacagcagatattacttattacagaagatagtacatatagcagaagataatgcattttgcagaggtaatacatgtcaactcgatcagttaagtcgggtgtagtgtagaagagttacagtacattcttgatcacagacaaagagataatatggatgagtgattccgaagtcgttgaatgagaactcattgggcggtggttagagtgatgggagatattttttgaacagtagtgtttttatttctttgcggaactcttttatgtctgttgttttggtcagtaatttagagatgtcagagaacgggtagaactacaatctttaaagaaaagaacaaaaaagggaaaaacaggaGAAGGGGGAAAAGAGTATATGATCATCCTGTTATCCTTAGAGTTGTATTCCAAAAGTATCATTAGAGTTGCATGAGGACAAAACTGTGAAAGAGAATGCTGAAAAAATACCAGagacacgagcagaaaagataagctcctacaggCTGGTTTGTAGGAAGACAAGACTGGTGTACAAGGGGAATGCTATCAGGGAGAGGAATTAAGACTTCAGTcatctgaggcttcctacagTTTTTGGCGGAAAGGAATACAGAATCCACTGGTCCCGGAAGAAAGGGGAATTGTACAAGAATGTCCCATTACGAGCTTATTTCTCTGATTCTGAAAAAATTACATTGGTGGCCTATACAATAAATTTAGAAATTGGTCCAACAGGGAATTTATGATACCTTGCCGGACTATTTGGCAAAGTGTTTTGACTTTGTACAAACTAGAGTATTGAGATCTGATACGGTGAGATATGCGAGTACAATGAAATCTTGTTTTTCCATTGTGGGCCCTGATTTCTGGAATGCCTTATCAGAAATTTTGAGGAAATGTGTTACAGTTCAGGAAAtgactgaaaactcatctttttgcaCAAGCTTTTCTTGATATGTGAAGATTACACTGGTTTTAGGAGAAGTACCTTTTCTTTATGGATTTGATGAGTTGTACCTCCTCCCCACCTtcatttagtttttattttgctTAGTTTCGTTGTCTAGATTATTGTAGATATGTCATGtgttttatattatgtatgttaattgTGAGGCGCttaggttcaaagcggattataaatattttaaatcaatcaatcaatcaatcatagGTCATGTTGGGATTTAGAGGGAGATAAAACAGCATTTGCAGTAAGAGGAAGCTGAGGACGCTGGAGGCtgatatagaaataagtagtaacaAAGAAAAAGGCTGGAAGGGATTTCAGGCCTTATGATGTGGGAATTCCTATGCAAAACAGTATAAATAAGTGCAACATTTTAAAATACTATGTACAAAGTATTAAAATCCCCCTAGGCATAATTACCAAATTACAAATGGCAATTTGTGTACCAGGCTAATTGGTTGAATAGGTCGGCTTGATGCATTTCCTTTCTAATCTAATTTCCTATTTGTGTTTTGTGCTTACCTAgaaaggctcaaggcgacttagggctagattcactaagcgcATGTGCTGGACCTCCGGGCCTGGCACAGATTCTTGTTTTAACTTTTtcagagcccgtggttttaacccgcttaaggccgcgcgttaaaaccacaggcttgcattgCAGGGAAGGATGGGAGAGTCGAACAGCGGGAGAGTTGGGGTTGACAGGGCAAagagcagggcagtcagaaagggctTCAGTTGCTTgttgtgattggccagcccagtcggtgttgcagggttttggttagtgaatcgcatgctgctgccctcatttgcatgcgcggatcggaggatggtcgacAGAGAAGTAAGTGAATCGGCCTGagggaaatcaggttgcaaaggggtcgcaaactgatctgttcttatgtttgctttgtaaatctagcccttagtgagtAGGAGAAAAAGCAGAACATATACTAGGCGAGAAGAgatgtttctaaaaaaaaaaaataagagtgaAGGAGACTATTGAGTAGTGAGGGCAAAGTGTACCAGGAAAAACCTGAGAAACCCTCCCTGTGTCTACATTGAAAACAAAGACGCTACAAATCCCACCCAATCATCTAGTGGCACAAAATAGCAACCGGAGCTTTTATAGTCCTCACCTAAGTTCCGCCTCCACTTCGGATTGATCCATCCTGCAAACAAGGGGGAACAAAAAGAGGAGAATCGGGTTTATTTTGTGCTGGACACAATCGTTCTTCATTTCTCTAAAGCACACCAATTGTTTGTTCCACTTGAGAAAATCTCTGCGGTGCTTGAAGGTAACTAGTCTAAGAAACGAGTAGAAATGAGAAGCGCCTTcgtccttctctccctatttgcCTGGGCACCATTCGCGGGCGCAGCtctctgcgcatgcgcagctctTTATTGTACTTCCATAGAGTTCAAAAGAGATGTGGAGGAGCAGAAAGGACTTGACTACGTACGTTGACTGACGCGCATGCGCCTCAGCGCCAGtggggctttttttaaaaaaagatatacatTTTATTTCGGTttttattaaaaaagagaacatTTTCTGCGCGCCATTTCGATAGGCGAGGAAGGACTTGGCTCGGTTGTGGGGCGTGCGAGGACGAGGCGGACGAAGGTAACGAAGGCCTGGAGGGGAAGCAGCTCGTTGGCGCCAAGAGAGCTGCAACCTTCGCAGGCGCTCAACGCAAATGTGCCCCTGGTTTTGTGCTTTCTTTCTTCGCCAAATGGACGCTTGGCCTCTTCCCCGTCATCTCTTGCCGCCTGGCGCCATCTTGGCCCAGCCCAAAGCAAAGGACGAGGTGGAAGAAGCAGCCGAGCTCCGCCTTTTAATCACTGTTGCTAAACTCGGTTTCTGATG
Coding sequences:
- the TCTA gene encoding T-cell leukemia translocation-altered gene protein, with amino-acid sequence MDEAWDLEFVSRFLDYLLSLGQEFLQDWGSNDTRVAIFKILLAWLLVSVLAIHLAWRVYGSTVNNLYYRQGMGGQNGGTPDCASHFPIWESSSTESLKTHRE